A genomic window from Punica granatum isolate Tunisia-2019 chromosome 2, ASM765513v2, whole genome shotgun sequence includes:
- the LOC116197846 gene encoding TMV resistance protein N-like: MVITDKNTTRQCLQYFLLWNFNGTPTKANRRAQLHLHGMLTSEPEASGFPVMVTTHQRATSPSSSAFQRSKYDVFLSFRGEDVRNNFISHLRYALAQKEINTFIDDHLRRGEEISSELVEAIEGSRIAVVVFSWNFASSTWCLDELLKILECKYSNGQLVRPVFLHVSPSELRKGNGSYAGMLRRHEENTGVSAEKVHRWRAALHQAANLSGWHLGSGVESDLVRNIVEEVSSKLTRQYFIVASNPVGLESHIQAVSELLYTEVNDVRMVGISGISGVGKTTIAKALYNLIADQYEGSSFLENVSETSKQHGLMKLQEALLVDVLGDANVKVGYIKTGRHLVEDKLRNKRVLLVLDGVDQMDQLEDLTGIGQWVGSGSRIIVTTKDTEILRASGAENYNMKGLNHDDALTLFCRTAFQQVFPPGDYKLLSFCLANLTEGLPLLVVVLGSFLRGKTIQAWNQALRRLKGFPHTRIDEILRISFEDLEPHEKAIFLDIACFFNGENKDYAAKLLDRCNFYPDSGFKVLVEKSLITVESNKIWMHALLQDMGREIVHQESPGNPSGRSRLWNHEDVLQVLHGNSGTDAVEGIRLDMVDPEEIFMSIKVLRKMRRLRLIMVRNLHVSGCPEYLSSELSWLDLSHGMQDNDFGEEAAPFKKARFGRLIEKEYMGFREFTLAELHRATKNFSEQNLLGMSGFGSVYHGILDDGQEVAIKRGFVVNVRRGELNDHEFKTEVNILCRVNHKNIVRLLGFLEERNERALVYEFMSNYSLNHHLHIHRSSLLRTWTTRLQLALDAARGLEYLHFYAVPPLIHRDVKPTNILLDVNMRAKIADFGLSILTSEDGKLNSPVQDLGPPAVRPKHSCVTPIIGTVGYMDPQYIMNNQLTTKSDVYGFGVLLFELLSGRKAVYRDKQGSHCRLVDVVIPWVTQGDIGEFLDPNMPSIRPLEMEAVLDVAKLAADCNNFEAQERPSMAEVVLRLNSALERCLKDAQSD, from the exons ATGGTCATCACAGATAAGAATACTACGCGCCAATGCCTCCAATATTTCCTGCTTTGGAACTTCAACGGGACGCCTACGAAGG CCAACCGGAGAGCTCAGCTCCATCTTCACGGCATGTTAACCAGCGAGCCGGAAGCATCGGGTTTTCCAGTTATGGTCACCACTCATCAGAGAGCAacttctccttcttcctctgctTTTCAAAGGTCGAAGTACGATGTCTTTCTAAGCTTCAGAGGCGAAGATGTCCGAAACAACTTCATCAGCCACCTCCGCTATGCACTGGCCCAGAAGGAGATCAACACCTTCATCGATGACCACCTCCGCAGAGGGGAGGAGATCTCAAGCGAGCTTGTGGAAGCAATCGAGGGATCGAGGATCGCCGTCGTTGTCTTCTCCTGGAACTTCGCGTCCTCCACATGGTGCTTGGACGAGTTGCTGAAGATTCTTGAGTGCAAGTATTCAAATGGACAATTGGTTCGTCCAGTTTTTCTTCATGTCAGCCCTTCGGAGTTGCGAAAAGGGAATGGAAGTTATGCTGGAATGTTGCGGAGGCACGAAGAAAATACTGGAGTTAGTGCAGAGAAGGTTCACAGGTGGAGAGCAGCTCTTCACCAAGCAGCTAATTTATCGGGGTGGCACCTAGGCAGTGG GGTTGAATCTGATCTTGTTCGGAATATTGTCGAAGAAGTCTCGAGCAAATTAACTCGCCAATACTTCATTGTTGCTTCTAATCCAGTTGGCCTGGAATCGCACATACAAGCAGTGAGCGAGTTATTATATACAGAGGTTAACGACGTTCGCATGGTTGGGATCAGCGGGATCAGTGGAGTAGGCAAGACTACGATCGCTAAAGCTCTGTATAATCTTATCGCTGATCAATATGAAGGCAGTAGCTTTCTCGAAAATGTCAGTGAAACTTCAAAACAACACGGCCTCATGAAGCTGCAAGAAGCCCTTCTCGTTGATGTCTTGGGGGATGCAAATGTAAAGGTGGGTTACATTAAGACAGGGAGACATCTAGTTGAGGATAAGCTCCGAAACAAAAGGGTTCTGTTAGTTCTCGATGGTGTAGATCAAATGGACCAGTTGGAAGATTTAACTGGGATAGGACAATGGGTTGGTTCCGGGAGTCGAATCATCGTGACGACCAAAGACACAGAAATTTTGCGTGCATCTGGTGCggaaaattataatatgaaaGGATTGAATCACGATGATGCTCTTACACTATTTTGTCGGACTGCGTTTCAGCAAGTTTTTCCTCCGGGAGATTACAAGTTACTCTCATTCTGTCTCGCCAATCTTACTGAAGGGCTTCCACTTCTTGTTGTAGTCTTGGGTTCTTTCTTACGTGGTAAAACTATTCAGGCGTGGAATCAAGCATTAAGACGACTCAAGGGATTTCCACACACACGGATCGATGAGATACTTAGAATTAGCTTTGAGGATCTAGAGCCTCATGAGAAGGCTATTTTTCTCGACATTGCCTGTTTCTTCAATGGAGAAAATAAGGATTACGCCGCCAAGCTGTTAGATCGCTGTAACTTCTATCCCGACAGCGGATTCAAAGTTCTTGTGGAAAAATCGCTTATAACTGTAGAATCAAACAAGATATGGATGCACGCTTTGCTGCAGGACATGGGCAGAGAAATTGTACATCAAGAATCTCCCGGTAATCCTTCCGGAAGAAGCAGGCTTTGGAATCATGAGGACGTTCTCCAAGTATTACATGGAAATTCT GGAACAGATGCAGTCGAAGGCATAAGATTGGACATGGTAGACCCAGAGGAGATTTTTATGAGCATAAAAGTCttgagaaagatgagaagGCTGAGACTCATTATGGTTCGAAACTTGCACGTCTCTGGGTGCCCTGAATATCTATCAAGCGAATTAAGCTGGCTCGATTTATCACATGGAATGCAGGATAACGACTTCGGAGAGGAAGCAGCTCCGTTTAAGAAGGCTAGATTTGGCAGGCTAATAGAGAAGGAATATATG GGATTTAGAGAGTTCACCTTGGCGGAGCTTCATCGTGCGACTAAAAATTTCTCAGAACAGAACTTGCTTGGAATGAGTGGTTTCGGCTCAGTGTATCATGGGATTCTGGACGATGGACAGGAAGTTGCAATCAAGCGAGGCTTTGTCGTAAATGTTCGCAGAGGGGAGTTGAATGACCATGAATTTAAAACTGAGGTAAATATTCTCTGCCGTGTTAATCACAAGAATATCGTCAGGCTTCTCGGCTTTCTGGAAGAAAGAAACGAGCGGGCACTTGTCTACGAGTTCATGAGCAATTACTCCCTTAATCACCACCTCCACATCCACCGGAGCTCATTACTGAGGACTTGGACTACGCGGCTTCAGCTCGCGCTTGATGCGGCAAGAGGACTCGAGTATTTACACTTTTACGCTGTGCCTCCATTGATACACCGGGACGTGAAGCCAACCAACATATTGCTGGACGTTAATATGAGAGCTAAAATTGCTGACTTCGGACTGTCTATACTTACCTCTGAGGATGGCAAATTGAACTCCCCAGTCCAAGATCTTGGACCGCCTGCTGTGCGACCTAAGCATAGTTGTGTCACTCCAATTATCGGTACTGTCGGTTATATGGATCCTCAGTACATAATGAACAATCAACTAACTACCAAAAGTGATGTGTATGGTTTTGGCGTCCTACTATTCGAGTTATTGTCTGGGCGCAAGGCAGTGTATAGGGATAAGCAAGGATCCCACTGCCGACTGGTAGATGTAGTGATCCCATGGGTCACTCAAGGTGATATCGGCGAGTTTTTGGATCCAAACATGCCGAGCATCAGGCCACTAGAGATGGAGGCTGTTCTAGATGTTGCAAAGTTGGCTGCAGATTGCAATAACTTCGAAGCTCAGGAGCGACCATCAATGGCTGAAGTTGTTCTTCGGCTTAATAGTGCCTTGGAGCGTTGCTTGAAAGACGCACAAAGTGATTGA
- the LOC116195294 gene encoding protein FAR1-RELATED SEQUENCE 5, protein MYSEDGAGAATNSSQVDDPVPNEGEPILEPCEGMEFESEEAAKIFYDDYARQVGFVMRVMSCRRSERDGRIIARRLGCNKEGYRVNKRDKSGAIRKPKPVTREGCKAMIYLKNSKSGKWVVAKFEREHNHPLVVSPREARHTTDEKDRKIQELTLELRNKRRLCAAYKEQLTAFLKIIEEHTDQISMKVQNVMNNLKEYECVHQELQRAGDVSI, encoded by the exons A TGTATTCCGAGGATGGTGCTGGAGCAGCCACAAATTCTTCCCAAGTTGATGATCCAGTCCCCAATGAAGGGGAACCAATTTTAGAACCATGTGAAGGCATGGAATTCGAATCTGAAGAAGCCGCTAAGATCTTTTATGATGATTATGCCCGTCAAGTGGGATTTGTTATGCGAGTCATGTCATGTCGTCGATCGGAAAGGGACGGACGGATCATTGCTCGTCGATTGGGATGTAATAAGGAGGGTTACCGGGTCAATAAAAGGGATAAGTCAGGCGCGATCAGGAAACCGAAGCCAGTCACTCGGGAAGGTTGTAAGGCTATGATTTATCTGAAGAACAGCAAATCTGGTAAATGGGTGGTCGCTAAGTTTGAGAGAGAACATAACCATCCTCTTGTGGTCTCTCCTCGTGAAGCACGACACACAACG GATGAAAAGGACAGGAAAATTCAGGAGCTAACTTTGGAACTCCGAAACAAGAGACGTCTGTGCGCAGCATATAAAGAGCAGCTGACGGCTTTCCTGAAAATTATTGAAGAGCACACTGACCAGATATCAATGAAAGTCCAGAATGTGATGAACAACCTCAAAGAGTATGAGTGCGTTCACCAGGAGCTTCAAAGAGCGGGTGATGTCAGCATTTAG